TCGTCCCGTGGAGGTCGGTAGGTCTGGTCAGGTCAGCCATCACGCCGCGCACTGCCATTCAGGCCGGGTCCGCAAAGCCCCGTCCGCCGGGTCCTCGTCCCGCGCTGCACCGTCTTTTCGCCCTGCGCCAACTGCTGTGGCGCGAGAGAGCGACACCGCACACGCCCCGGCCTACCACCTAGGCGACAGGGCCGTGCAGGTTGGCGGCAACGCGGCACCTCTCTCCTCAATGGCGAGCAATACGGGATGGCACTCCCATTCGGGCCGCTCGGTTGGGCCCTCGCCTTATCGCGTCCCGGATTCCTCCGGTACCAGAACGAGCCCGGAACCCGCCTGAAAAGACGAACCTCACCGTGCAGGCACAAAATCGCTCCTCGCCCCCACCCAAATCACCACGGTATCTCCCCTCCGCCTGCGCTCTCCACCGCTACTGTTGTTGAGAAAAGAAATACGCGAGCGTTTTCGCGCGAACGGTTCGTGATCTCCTATACATGATTTGGGATTTGGCTCGGTTCCTTCTTGCGTAAGCACGAAGGAAGGCTGCTGGTTGCTAAGACGACTTTGATTAGTTCGTACTAGTTGGCGgaccaaagaaaaaaaaaagaattcAAAGGAATATGCAAGAGCGAATGCGGGCgatgacgacgacgaagacgGCTAATTACCATTGTTAATGATTGCTTGATGCCCACCCAGCCAATGCAAGCGAGTTAGATTAGATAGATATTAGCACCGGGTGGGTTGGGGTTGCGGTTGTGGTTGTGGTTGGACTTGAGCTAGCAACAGCGCACCTACCATGTCAAAAGCTAAGCATCACGCCGATCATCACGTTTGCTCCGGTGGCCCCCCACACCCACACCCACTTACCCCACGGCTAAGCTAAGCTAAGCATCCCGTCCCAAATAATAAAAACAGCTCGTGTTAGAAGAAGGCTATCTTTTTCTTAATCAAAGAGTACGTGCGTGCGTACCCCGTGCAACTTGATGTTACAAAATGAGATTTCTCAGAGATAGTGGCTGGATGATAAACCCAGTAAAGTACTCTAGTAGGTGCAGTGGAGCAGTGCCACACGCCGCTGCCTGCGACTGTCTTGTCACGCCTGAATACATGACAAGAGACGATCACGTACGAGTCACAGCCGGGTGCGCCGCACCGGGGCCAGTTCGGTACGCGTACGCCCCGGGGCCTTCTTCTTTTTCCTCTAGGCTCGGCTCCTACTCCAGATGGCAAGCTATAGGTCAACTTCTTTATCCGCGCTACACGATACTCCATGTCCATGGTGATAAGATGGGCCATGCACGACGTGGACAACCAACTGCCACGGGTTATACTCAGCCATAGGAGTAGAGTAGCTCTATCCTTCTCCAGGACTTATCCAGACGCCATCTTTTTCTTTTCGGGGTGTGATCACTTATCCAAATGTAATTATGCTTATGCAGACATAAATGATGACATGGATGATGAGCCATAGGAGTACTTACTAGTGTTTGCACAGGCAAAATTTACCACTAAAAACCAAGAATAACACTGCAGCAGCGCGGCTGCGGGCCTGGTGCTACGGATGGACAGTGGGCAGGACAAGAAGAGCAAGGAGACAAACTCGTTCACAGTCTCGAACTCTCAGTGCGGGCCCCACCCGCCAGTCCATTCATGAGACGTCGCCGGTGCTAGTGCAAACGCAGTGAAAAGACAAAACTTTTCTTCTCAGCGAAAAGATAGAGATGAAAACTGATGAGTACTCGTACGCCTCGAGAAATATTTCGAGTGCTCATACGTGCTACAGGACACACTCCTGGCATTTTCTTCCGAGTCTTTGAGGCAAGTAAAAATCGATGCGGTAAAAATACAGAGAAGAAATACGGGGTAGACTTTGCGCGTGTCCTCCTACCCCGTGTACGCGCGGGTCGGTGAAACCAGCAGAGGCAGCAGCAGTaatttcttctctctctttgctCTTCTCTAGCGATGCTAGAACCGGGCGAGCGCGCGGCGGAGCACCTGGGCGAGGAGGCTGGGGGCGCTGAGGTGGGGGAGGTGGCCCTCCGTCGGCAGGGGCTCGATGGTGGTGCGCCCGCCGAGGTGGGCCTTGAGGTAGGCGGCGACGTTGGCCGGCACGGAGACGTCGCGGGTGGTCTGCACCACCACGCACGGCGCCTGCACCATGCCCAGCACGCCGCGGAGGTCCGTCTTGAACACGCTCTGGCAGACGTGGAGCGAGATGTCCGGCCGCATGTTGAACAGCGTCCGGCTGAACTCCTGCACCGCCGCCGGCACGTCCGCGCCCACCGCCAGCGGCGCGTACCCCTTGGCCCACGCCTCGTAGTTGGCCGACATCGCCTGGAACACCTGCTGGATCTCCTCCAGCTCGAACCCGCCGTGGTAGTCGCTGTCGTTCAAGAACCTGCTTGATCGATTGCTCCGGTCGGTTAGTTCGCCGCGCGTCGCGTGCAAGGAAAGGAAAGACTATATAATTGATCTATCGATCTTTCGATCGGTGGTGTACTGTGAATTACTCTACCACCCACCTAGGCGAGGCGCCGATGAGGACGAGCTTGGCGAAGAGGTCGGGGCGGCGGATGGAGGCGAGGATGCCGATCATGGCGGAGACGGAGTGGCCGACGAGGGCGCAGCGCGGGATGCGGAGCGCGTCGAGGATGGCGAGCAGGTCGTCCACGTAGGCGTCCAGGTTGTTGTAGCGGCGGAAGTCGAAGTGGTCCGGGTTGACGCTGCCGGCGCAGACGAGGTCGTAGAGCACCACGCGGTGCTCGCGGATGAGGTACGGCAGCACGCGGCTCCACGCCGACTGGTCCGTGCCGAAGCCGTGCGACAGCACCACCACGCGCTCGCCGGTGCCCACCACCCGCACGTTCAGGATCTGCAGCAGCTTCGCCCCGCTCGGCGCGCCCCCCACCATCGCCTCGCCGGAGCTAGACGCCGGAGCCGAGCTACCTCCGCTGCTCCTGCTGGGGCTGAGCGGGTGCGTGGACCGGAGCATGAGACGACGGACCTGGGATACAGGGCTGGGTCGCAGAGGCCGTGCCGCCCCTTATATACTACTGGCTGGCTAGCTAGCAAGCAGCGGAGGCCATGGCGTTCTTGGctacccctctctctctctctctctctctctctctctctctcgtc
This genomic window from Aegilops tauschii subsp. strangulata cultivar AL8/78 chromosome 4, Aet v6.0, whole genome shotgun sequence contains:
- the LOC109751185 gene encoding strigolactone esterase D14, which produces MLRSTHPLSPSRSSGGSSAPASSSGEAMVGGAPSGAKLLQILNVRVVGTGERVVVLSHGFGTDQSAWSRVLPYLIREHRVVLYDLVCAGSVNPDHFDFRRYNNLDAYVDDLLAILDALRIPRCALVGHSVSAMIGILASIRRPDLFAKLVLIGASPRFLNDSDYHGGFELEEIQQVFQAMSANYEAWAKGYAPLAVGADVPAAVQEFSRTLFNMRPDISLHVCQSVFKTDLRGVLGMVQAPCVVVQTTRDVSVPANVAAYLKAHLGGRTTIEPLPTEGHLPHLSAPSLLAQVLRRALARF